A single genomic interval of Perca fluviatilis chromosome 19, GENO_Pfluv_1.0, whole genome shotgun sequence harbors:
- the nid1a gene encoding nidogen-1, translated as MGWQEQGWLLCASFLGFVASVQSITRGELFHYGPSVRDQLLEAGNDQTHRVELDKPVLFYDGTFDSIFINTNGFVATAQPTSESTYLGNMPPKFGIVATLLGDLDTSDGVGKVFFRQDSSPDVLTQAAHYINRAFPEDDEVSPTHAVVITWVNVATHGEPQSRGDGIEKKRNTFQLVIASLETASYAILLYPRDGMQFSSTPVQGSNVVMHAGFSKGSVRGFLFSSQGPYYRTTTDDKASVRALTEETNSGLRGIWVYEIGTSPYFTNVAPGEVTDLPTEATPQGPHEYYEEAPNARRPVYAEGQQVQYPYESEGEQIEVHPIQYQPHQPDNPEVLVVDDPDINVDVFSYNLGTCASNRNKCSQFADCRDYSSGYCCNCRPGFYGNGIQCVAEGKPQRMNGKVYGKVYVGNSPSPVEFTSNDLHSYVVVNDGRSYVAISDIPYTLGPSLQPLSALGGVIGWAFALEQPGFKNGFSIIGGEFTRQAEVTFLPGNEKLTIRQEFKGIDEHDHLVVSTTLEGRVPEVPRGSTVQIDPYSEIYQYSNNLITSSSTREYVVSSPDGTTDTRTFQWRQTITFQSCQHGESLRDMKPTQMLSVDQVFVLYDANNNLIRFAMSNKIGDINGGQPEDNPCFTGRHGCDTNAICRPGQETQFTCQCAAGFNGDGRTCYDIDECGENPRICGSHAICNNQPGTFRCECEDGYQFGNDGQTCVEVNRPVDSCEEGTHNCDIPERAQCSYSGGSSYICSCLPGFIGDGRVCQDIDECQPGRCHQDAVCYNTQGSFTCQCRPGYYGDGFYCSQERTKTQCENHRDSLQGSSEFGPRGPRPPVGQYIPTCDENGAYEPMQCHGSTGHCWCVGRNGQEIPGTRSGPGSRPMCIDNGVVPPPVGPTTRPDVHPLPPGTHLLFAQSGRIEHVPLEGYVMKKGDAKVVLHLPEKVIIGVAYDCVEKMVYWTEITSPSISKASIQGGEPIAVIRSDVDSPEGIAIDHLGRTMFWTDSMKDRIEVASLDGSQRRVIIDSDLVNPRAIITDPPNGNLYWADWNRDAPKIETSYMDGSNRRVLVKDDLGLPNGLTYDSQSSLLCWADAGTHKMECTHPGHGDRRKIMEGLQYPFGITSFGKNIYYTDWRRDAVIAVDRHAGKELDEFQPQKRTKIYGIATAYAQCPSGQNYCAVNNGGCTHLCLATPTGRSCKCPDNAVGVGCVERDSGY; from the exons ATGGGTTGGCAGGAGCAAGGATGGCTCCTCTGTGCGAGTTTTCTTGGATTTGTGGCGTCGGTGCAGAGCATAACGCGGGGAGAGCTTTTTCATTACGGTCCAAGCGTAAGGGACCAGTTACTGGAAGCAGGGAATGACCAGACGCACCGAGTTGAACTGGACAAGCCCGTTTTGTTTTATGATGGGACTTTCGACAGCATTTTT atcaacaccaATGGTTTTGTTGCCACAGCACAGCCAACGAGCGAGTCGACATATCTTGGCAATATGCCCCCAAAATTCGGCATTGTTGCAACTCTGCTAGGAGACCTGGACACAAGTGATGGTGTGGGGAAGGTTTTCTTCCGTCAAGACTCCAGTCCTGATGTTCTAACTCAGGCAGCCCATTACATCAACAGGGCCTTCCCTGAGGACGACGAAGTCAGTCCCACCCATGCTGTGGTGATCACCTGGGTTAATGTCGCCACCCATGGTGAACCTCAAAGCAGAGGAGATGGCATTGAAAAGAAG AGAAACACCTTCCAGCTGGTTATTGCATCCCTGGAGACTGCATCGTACGCCATTCTCCTGTACCCAAGGGATGGGATGCAGTTTTCCTCTACGCCTGTACAAGGCAGTAATGTGGTCATGCATGCTGGCTTCAGTAAAGGTTCGGTGCGGGGTTTCCTGTTTTCCAGTCAGGGGCCATACTACCGCACCACCACTGATGACAAGGCATCCGTCAGGGCTTTAACAGA AGAGACCAACTCTGGCCTGCGGGGTATATGGGTGTACGAGATTGGAACTTCTCCCTATTTTACCAACGTGGCTCCAGGTGAGGTCACTGACCTGCCCACAGAAGCCACACCACAGGGGCCCCATGAGTACTATGAGGAAGCCCCTAATGCAAGGAGGCCTGTGTATGCTGAGGGACAGCAAGTGCAGTACCCTTACGAGTCAGAAGGGGAGCAGATCGAAGTCCACCCAATTCAGTACCAGCCGCATCAGCCTGACAACCCAGAAGTCTTGGTGGTGGATGACCCCGATATAAATGTAGATG TGTTCTCATACAATCTGGGGACATGTGCCAGCAATAGAAATAAGTGCTCCCAGTTTGCTGATTGCAGGGACTACTCCAGTGGATACTGCTGCAACTGCAGACCTGGCTTCTATGGCAATGGGATACAGTGTGTGGCGGAGG GAAAGCCACAGAGGATGAATGGTAAAGTGTATGGAAAAGTGTATGTGGGCAACTCTCCTTCTCCAGTGGAGTTCACCAGTAACGATCTCCACTCGTACGTTGTGGTTAATGATGGCCGTTCCTATGTGGCCATCAGTGACATACCTTACACCCTTGGACCCTCACTGCAGCCCCTGTCGGCCCTTGGTGGTGTGATTGGGTGGGCGTTTGCTCTGGAGCAGCCTGGCTTCAAGAATGGCTTCAGTATTATTG GGGGGGAGTTCACACGGCAGGCTGAGGTGACCTTTCTGCCAGGAAATGAGAAGCTGACCATCAGGCAGGAGTTCAAAGGCATCGATGAGCACGACCACCTGGTGGTGAGCACCACCTTGGAAGGCCGGGTCCCTGAGGTGCCTCGTGGCTCCACTGTGCAGATTGACCCTTACTCTGAGATCTACCAGTACAGCAACAACT TGATCACTTCATCCTCAACTCGGGAATACGTAGTGAGCTCGCCCGACGGCACCACTGACACCAGGACGTTCCAGTGGCGTCAGACCATCACTTTCCAGAGCTGCCAGCATGGCGAGTCTTTGAGAGACATGAAACCAACTCAGATGCTCAGCGTGGACCAGGTCTTTGTCTTGTACGACGCCAATAATAATCTCATCCGGTTCGCCATGAGCAACAAGATCGGGGATATCAATG GAGGGCAGCCAGAGGATAACCCATGTTTCACTGGAAGACACGGCTGTGACACCAACGCTATATGCCGACCTGGACAGGAGACTCAGTTCACCTGCCAGTGTGCTGCTGGCTTCAACGGTGATGGCCGCACATGTTATG ACATTGATGAGTGCGGAGAGAATCCTAGGATCTGTGGCTCCCACGCTATCTGCAACAACCAGCCTGGGACCTTCCGCTGTGAATGTGAAGATGGGTATCAGTTCGGCAATGATGGGCAGACCTGCGTTG aGGTTAATCGACCTGTGGATTCCTGTGAAGAAGGCACCCATAACTGTGACATTCCTGAGCGCGCTCAGTGCAGCTATTCAGGGGGCTCGTCCTACATCTGCTCCTGCCTGCCAGGGTTCATAGGAGATGGCAGAGTCTGCCAAG ACATAGATGAGTGCCAGCCAGGCAGGTGCCATCAGGACGCTGTGTGTTATAACACCCAGGGATCATTTACCTGCCAGTGCAGGCCAGGTTACTATGGCGACGGCTTCTACTGCTCTCAAG AGAGGACAAAAACACAATGTGAGAACCACAGAGACAGTCTCCAGGGTTCGTCGGAGTTTGGTCCGCGGGGCCCCCGACCTCCCGTTGGACAGTACATCCCTACATGTGACGAGAACGGTGCCTACGAACCCATGCAGTGCCATGGCAGCACGGGACACTGCTGGTGCGTGGGCCGTAACGGGCAGGAGATCCCCGGGACTCGCTCCGGGCCTGGCAGCAGACCAATGT GTATCGACAATGGTGTTGTGCCACCACCTGTTGGACCTACGACTCGACCCGATGTCCACCCCCTGCCTCCAGGAACACACCTGCTGTTTGCCCAGAGCGGCAGGATAGAGCACGTCCCGCTGGAAGGTTATGTCATGAAGAAGGGCGACGCCAAGGTGGTCCTCCATCTCCCT GAGAAGGTAATCATCGGAGTGGCTTATGACTGTGTGGAAAAAATGGTCTACTGGACTGAAATCACATCTCCCTCGATCAGCAAGGCCAGCATCCAGGGGGGGGAGCCCATTGCAGTCATTAGATCAG ATGTGGATAGTCCAGAGGGTATCGCCATCGACCACTTGGGACGGACTATGTTCTGGACGGACTCTATGAAGGATCGCATCGAGGTGGCCTCTTTGGACGGGTCTCAGCGTCGTGTTATAATAGACTCTGATCTCGTCAACCCCCGTGCCATTATCACCGACCCTCCCAATGG TAATCTATACTGGGCCGACTGGAACCGGGATGCCCCTAAGATCGAGACCTCTTACATGGATGGATCCAACAGAAGGGTGCTGGTTAAAGACGATCTCGGCCTGCCAAACGGCTTGACTTACGACTCTCAGAGCTCTCTGCTTTGTTGGGCAGATGCAG GCACACATAAAATGGAGTGCACACATCCTGGCCACGGTGACCGCAGAAAGATTATGGAGGGCCTTCAGTACCCGTTTGGAATCACGTCTTTTGGGAAGAACATCTACTACACTGACTGGCGGAG AGATGCCGTGATTGCTGTGGACCGCCATGCTGGCAAGGAGTTAGACGAGTTCCAGCCTCAGAAAAGAACCAAGATATATGGGATCGCCACAGCCTATGCCCAGTGTCCGTCAG GACAAAACTACTGTGCTGTGAACAACGGGGGCTGTACTCACCTCTGTTTAGCAACCCCTACCGGCCGCTCCTGCAAATGTCCTGACAACGCAGTGGGTGTGGGCTGTGTGGAGAGAGACAGCGGCTACTGA